The region GCCGACGCCGTGCCCGATGTCGCCTTGCGGGCCAGCCTGCGCAAGCTGTGCGCCACCCTGCCGCTCGACTACGTGGCCGCCACCGCGCCGGCCGTCGCCTACCGCGACCTCGACACCATCCTGCGCAATACCGATGCGGCCAATGTGGCCGTGCGCATCGAGTCCGGCCCTGTCACCACCATCCGCCTGTATTCGGCCAACCGCGTGCCGTCGCTGTCGACCATCCTGCCGGCGCTGCATAACGCCGGCGTGGCGATCGACCGCGAGCAGGCCTATTCGATCTTCTCGCCGGAAGGCACGCGCTATTTCGTCACCAGCCTGACGGTCGACGCCGACAGCGCCGCCAAACTGGCGCAGCCGGACGTGGCGCAGGTGGCCGAAGAACTGTTCGCGGCCCTGTTCAACGACACGGCCGAAGACGGCCGCCTCAATGGCCTGGTGATCGAAGGCGGGCTGTCGACGCGCGAAGTGCAACTGGTGCGCGCCTATACCAGCTACTGGCGCCAGACCGGCAGCCGCTTCTCGGTGCGCTATATCGCCGAAAGCCTGCGCCGCCAGCCGGCCCTGGTCAAAGCCCTGGTCGACGCCTTCCTGCAGCGCTTCGACCCATCGCTGTCCGATGAACAGCACGCCGCCGCATTGGAAACCATCGTCGGCATCAAGGCGGGACTGGCGTCGGTCAACCATGCCGATACCGAGGAAATTCTGGCCGCGCTGGCCGACCTGATGGCGGCCACCCTGCGCACCAGCTACTTCCAGAACAATCAACAGGGCGACAAGATCATCTTCAAGTTCGACACCAGCAGCCTGGCGCTGGTGCCGGAACCGCGCCCGTACCGCGAAATCTTTGTCTTCTCGCGCCGCTTCGAAGGCGTGCACCTGCGCGGCGGCCCGGTCGCCCGTGGCGGCCTGCGCTGGTCCGACCGCATGGAAGACTACCGCACCGAAGTACTGGGCCTGGTGAAAGCGCAGATGGTGAAGAATGCCGTCATCGTGCCGGCCGGCGCCAAGGGCGGGTTTGTCTGCAAGCAGATGCCGAAAGACGCCGTGCGCGAAACCATCGCGGCCGAAGGCGAAGCCGTCTACCGCCTGTTCATCGCCAGCCTGCTGGAAGTGACGGACAACCGCTCGCTGGGCAATATCGTGCCGCCGGTCGATACCGTCTGCTTCGACGAAGCCGATCCTTACCTGGTGGTGGCCGCCGACAAGGGCACGGCCACGTTCTCGGACATCGCCAACGGCATCGCCGTGCAGCGCGGTTTCTGGCTCGGCGACGCGTTTGCCTCGGGCGGTTCGAACGGCTACGACCACAAGAAACTGGGCATCACCGCCAAGGGCGCGTTCGAAGCCGTGAAGCGCCATTTCTATGAAATGGACCACGACCTGAACACCACCCCGATCACCATGGTCGGCGTGGGCGACATGTCGGGCGACGTGTTCGGCAACGGCGTGCTGCTGTCGCGCCAGCTGAAACTGGTGGCGGCCTTTGATCACCGCCATATCTTCCTCGACCCGACGCCGGACGTCGCCGTCTCGTTTGAAGAGCGCGCCCGCATGTTCGCGCTGCCACGCTCGTCGTGGGAAGACTACAGCAAGGAGCTGATCTCCGAGGGCGGCGGCGTGTACCCGCGCAGCGCCCGCAGCATCGAGCTGTCGCCGCAGATCCGTGCCGCGCTCGATATCGCGGAAACGTCCTTGCCGCCGGAAGAACTGATGCACCGCATCCTGAAGTCGCCCGTCGACCTGTTCTATAACGGCGGCATCGGCACCTATATCAAGGCCTCGACCGAAACCCATGCGCAGGTCAAAGACCGCGCCAATGACAATATCCGCGTCAACGGCAATGAGCTGCGCGTGAAAGTGGTGGCCGAGGGCGGCAACCTTGGCGCCACCCAGGCCGGCCGTATCGAATTCGCGCTGGCCGGTGGCCGCATCTTTACCGATGCGATTGACAATTCCGCCGGCGTCGACTGCTCGGACCATGAAGTGAATGTGAAGATCTGGCTGGACGTGGAAGTCAATGCCGGCAAGCTGACGGAAGCGGAGCGCAACCGCGAGCTGTATGCGATGACGGACGATGTCGAACGCCTGGTCCTGCGCGACAACACGCAGCAGACGCATTTGCTGGTGCGCGAATTGCAGGCGCAAAGCGAGGGTGCGGTGCAGGATGGTTACGCCGCCCTGATCGCCAGCCTGGAAGAAGAGGGCGCCCTGTCGCGCGACCTGGAGCAGCTGCCGACGGTGGCCGAACTGGCGCGCCGCAAGCAGGACGGCCGTGGCCTCACCACGCCGGAGCTGGCGGTGGTGATCGCGAATGTAAAAAACCGCTACAAGCGCATCCTGGCCGCCCTGCCATTGACGGACGAGAGCTGGGCCGAGCCGGTCCTGAAACCGTATTTCCCGTCGCTGCTGGTGGAAACCCGTTCCGCGCTCGACCATCCGCTGGCCAACGCCATCCTGGCCACCGTGCTGGCCAATGAAGTGGTCAACCGCTGCGGCCCGCTGATGCTGCGCGAACTGGCAAGCGAACATGGCGTGGATGAAGCGGCCGTGATCCTGGCCTGGGGCCAGGCCCTGGTGGCCCTGAACCTGGCGCCGGTGTTCGACGCGCTCGATGCGGACGCCTTGACGATTCCGCGCGAAGTGTCGATCAAGGTCGATGCACAAACGCGCGCGCTGCAAAAAACCATGATCGCTGGCGTGCTGTCGGTGCCGGGCGAGCAATTGCGCGGCGCCGGCCTGGCCGAGCTGACCGGTTTGTTCGGCGCGCAATCGAAGCGCGAGCTGCTGCAAGCGGTCGGCATCAAGTCGGAAGCGGCGCTGGTGCCCGGCTTGACGCCGGCCTTTGTGCAGGCCTGGGATGCGGTCGATGCGCTGGACGTGGTGGCGGGCTTCCTGTTCCCGGCCCTGTCGGTGCCGCGCCCTGCGGCGATGGACCTGGCGGCGTTCCTGCAAGTGGGCCTGGCCCTGCGCAGCCAGGCCGGCATCGATACGCTCGAGCGCGGCCTGAAGCTGGCGGCGCAAGGCAAGTCGCAGGAACAGTTGCGCAGCTATGCGCAGCAAGCCCTGCGCCGTACGCAACAGCGCTTGCTGACGCAGGTGCTGGCGCGCGCCGAGCAAGGTGAAGGCAATGCCGTCGATGCGGTGACGAGCGCGCTGGGCCTGTCGGCCTATGTGGCGGCGACGGAACTGGAACAAGCCATGCTGGACGTCTGGACTTTGTCCGAGACGGTCAACAAGGGCGTGCCGGCGGAAGCGGCGGCCTGATGACGGCGGACGCGACACAATCTGGCGGCTTGCCGCCAGCCGTGCAGGCGCTGGCGCAGGCGGACTTCGGCGCTGTTGCGCAGCTGTTCGCCGATGCCGGCTTTGCCGTGGCGCTGCCGGCGCCCGGCATGCTGCAGGTGAAGTCCCATTCTGCGGACCTCAATCGCCCCAGCGTGGTGCTGTCGGTCGGCGTGCATGGCGACGAGACGGGGCCGATCGAAGTGCTGGCCCATCTGCTCGACGCGCTGTCGCGCGATGCGCACTCCTTGGCGGTCGACCTGCTGGTGTGTGTCGGCAATGTCGACGCCATCCGCGCCGGCAAGCGCTTTATCGATGCGGACCTGAACCGCATGTTCCGTCCCGTGCGCGGCAGTCTGGCGCAAGCGGCGGAAAGCGCGCGCGCCGATGACATGATCGCGGCAACCAGCGCGTTCTTCGGCGATGCGGGGCCAGTGCGCTGGCATCTGGACCTGCATACCGCGATCCGCCCGTCCGTCTACCCGACGTTCGCCATCGTGCCGGACCTGGTGGAAGAGGGCGCCAAGGCGGCGCTGATAGCCTGGCTGGGCCAGGCGGCGATCGGCGCCATCATCATGAATCCGCAATCGGCCGGCACCTACAGCTATTACTCGGCCGAGCATTGCGGCGCGGCCGCCAGCACGGTGGAACTGGGTCGCGTGGGCACCCTGGGCCAGAATGATTTATCGCTGTTCGACGACGTGGCGCAGGCGCTCGATGGCCTGTTGCGCGGCTTGCCGCAGCAAGCCGTCAAGGCGGCGCCGCATGTGTTCAAGGTGGCGCAGGAAATCATCAAGCACAGCGATGAATTCCGCATGGCGTTTGACCGCGGCACGCACAATTTCACGTCGCTGCCGCAGCATGCCGTGATCGCCAGCGATGGCGACACGGTCTACACGGTACAACATGCGGAAGAGCTGGTGGTGTTTCCGAATCCCGATGTGCGCGTGGGACTGCGGGCCGGGCTGATGGTGGTGCGCGTGGCCTGATTGTTTACTGATGCACAAGTCTATGGCGCCAGCGCGGGGTTACCTGCCTGGCGCCATTTTTGTTATTTCATTCCGCACGGCAATAATTATCCATCGAGCAATTATTTCATTTAGAATAACTGCTTCTCCCTCATCATCCCTGGATATCGTATGTTGAAACAGCTGCTGGCCGTTGTGTGCCTGTCTTTTGCCGGCCTGATGGCCAGCGCCCATGCCGCCGACAAGCCGGCCGCGCCGGAGATGACGGCGGAACAGTTCCTGGCGCAGTTGAAATTCCAGCGCGGCAAGATCACCTTGCCTGGTGGTATCGCCACCCTCGATTTGCCCGCCAATTTCCGCTATCTGTCGCCGGCCGACGCCGAGCGCGTGCTGGTTGACGCCTGGGGCAATCCACCGGGTTTCGAGTCGCTGGGCATGATCGTGCCGGCCGCCACCAGCGTGCTCGAGCGCGATAGCTGGGGCGTGATCGTCACCTATGAAAAGGACGGCCATATCAAGGACGACGATGCGGACAGCATCAAGTACGACGAACTGCTGAAAGACATGCAGGCATCCGTCCTGGAAGGCAACAAGCAGCGCAAGGAACAGGGTTATCCCGCCATCCATTTGATGGGCTGGGCGGAAAAACCCAGCTACGCCAAGGACAGCCATAAACTGTACTGGGCCAAGGACCTGATGGCCGATGGCGGCGCACATTCGCTCAACTACAACGTGCGCGTGCTGGGCCGAGAAGGCGTGCTGAACCTGAACGCCATCGCCGGCATGGACCAGATCGACACGATTAAACAGGAGATGCGGCAAGTGACGGCGTTTACCGAATTTACGCCCGGTAACCGCTATGCCGACTTCGACAGCAAGACCGACAAGGTGGCCGAATATGGCCTGGCGGCGCTGGTGGCCGGTGGCGTGGCGAGCAAGCTGGGCCTGTTCGGCAAGCTGATCGCGCTGCTGCTGGCTTTCAAGAAAGTGCTGCTGGTGGTGCTGTTCGGCGGTGCCACGGCGATCTGGAAATTTTTCACGGGCCGGCGCAAGCAGCCTCAACCGATACCGGTGGCCGACAGCCAGCCGCTGCATGCGGCCGACGGCAAGGTTAACCTGGACAAGTAGCGTGCCGCGTGCGCACGGCTTCGGCCGGCCTCGGCTACACTGGCTGATCGCCAACACTCAGGAGTGAAGAATGTCCGTATCCATGTACCAGGCCACCGTCCCCGTCTTCGTGCGCGGCTTGCGCGTCGTTTCAAACCTGCTGGAAAAAGCGCAGGCCCATGTCGAGCAGGGCGGCATCGTGCCGGAAATTCTACTGGGTGCGCGGCTGGCGCCCGACATGCTGGACCTGACGGCGCAGGTGCAGCGGGTCAGCGATACGGCCAAGCTGTCGGTCCAGCGCCTGAGCGCGATTCCCGCGCCCAAATTCGAGGACAATGAAACGTCGTTCGAGCAGCTGCAGCAGCGCATCGCCGACACCATCGCCTATGTCGAAGGCGTGAATGCCGGCCAGATGGCGGGCAGCGCCCAGCGCGAAGTGGTGCTGAACTGGACCGACGAGGGCACGAAGTTTGCCGGTGACGATTATCTGCTCAGCTTTGCGCTGCCGAACTTCTATTTTCACGTTTCGATGGTGCACGCCATCCTGCGCAACAACGGCGTCACCATCGGCAAGCTCGACTATCTCGGTCCTTACGACTGATT is a window of Janthinobacterium sp. J1-1 DNA encoding:
- a CDS encoding DUF1993 domain-containing protein; this translates as MSVSMYQATVPVFVRGLRVVSNLLEKAQAHVEQGGIVPEILLGARLAPDMLDLTAQVQRVSDTAKLSVQRLSAIPAPKFEDNETSFEQLQQRIADTIAYVEGVNAGQMAGSAQREVVLNWTDEGTKFAGDDYLLSFALPNFYFHVSMVHAILRNNGVTIGKLDYLGPYD
- a CDS encoding DUF2167 domain-containing protein, which encodes MLKQLLAVVCLSFAGLMASAHAADKPAAPEMTAEQFLAQLKFQRGKITLPGGIATLDLPANFRYLSPADAERVLVDAWGNPPGFESLGMIVPAATSVLERDSWGVIVTYEKDGHIKDDDADSIKYDELLKDMQASVLEGNKQRKEQGYPAIHLMGWAEKPSYAKDSHKLYWAKDLMADGGAHSLNYNVRVLGREGVLNLNAIAGMDQIDTIKQEMRQVTAFTEFTPGNRYADFDSKTDKVAEYGLAALVAGGVASKLGLFGKLIALLLAFKKVLLVVLFGGATAIWKFFTGRRKQPQPIPVADSQPLHAADGKVNLDK
- a CDS encoding succinylglutamate desuccinylase, with the translated sequence MTADATQSGGLPPAVQALAQADFGAVAQLFADAGFAVALPAPGMLQVKSHSADLNRPSVVLSVGVHGDETGPIEVLAHLLDALSRDAHSLAVDLLVCVGNVDAIRAGKRFIDADLNRMFRPVRGSLAQAAESARADDMIAATSAFFGDAGPVRWHLDLHTAIRPSVYPTFAIVPDLVEEGAKAALIAWLGQAAIGAIIMNPQSAGTYSYYSAEHCGAAASTVELGRVGTLGQNDLSLFDDVAQALDGLLRGLPQQAVKAAPHVFKVAQEIIKHSDEFRMAFDRGTHNFTSLPQHAVIASDGDTVYTVQHAEELVVFPNPDVRVGLRAGLMVVRVA
- a CDS encoding NAD-glutamate dehydrogenase domain-containing protein — translated: MNHTPQDLRTQTLQLVQASAASKPVTELVQAWLDSLDAEDLADIAPDSLAPVLVDGFTQAATRSGDGCQIATLRYADGRGGMASALLILNQDMPYLVDSIVMAMRRQHLAVRGVMNTVLPVRRAGDGSVEAVRQPGDPLESYVLVLLDEELSPDAQAALVAAIELVARDAAVVRRDSAAMDERLSAVAATTQGEEGPEVAAFLEWARSGGFEVFGYGYYRVKPGVRELERDLPSRIGVLQDTTHPIYDTSLANIPGDFDTLAKRESALSIVKADVAGTLHRDQQLDFIGVRDTDAQGAILGEHCFVGLFTRAGNSTPLAALPFARGRVAKVLSLAGVRQQGFRAEKFREILESLPRTEALEADLDWLVQVCGAVVSLYKQPRTKVFARRDVYARHLNVLVYLPRERYSASVASALAKALKTSSGATHVSMQTLVADGPLARVYLIAHAARYPLDLETDIEQPLLGVLDGWHNGFAAVADAVPDVALRASLRKLCATLPLDYVAATAPAVAYRDLDTILRNTDAANVAVRIESGPVTTIRLYSANRVPSLSTILPALHNAGVAIDREQAYSIFSPEGTRYFVTSLTVDADSAAKLAQPDVAQVAEELFAALFNDTAEDGRLNGLVIEGGLSTREVQLVRAYTSYWRQTGSRFSVRYIAESLRRQPALVKALVDAFLQRFDPSLSDEQHAAALETIVGIKAGLASVNHADTEEILAALADLMAATLRTSYFQNNQQGDKIIFKFDTSSLALVPEPRPYREIFVFSRRFEGVHLRGGPVARGGLRWSDRMEDYRTEVLGLVKAQMVKNAVIVPAGAKGGFVCKQMPKDAVRETIAAEGEAVYRLFIASLLEVTDNRSLGNIVPPVDTVCFDEADPYLVVAADKGTATFSDIANGIAVQRGFWLGDAFASGGSNGYDHKKLGITAKGAFEAVKRHFYEMDHDLNTTPITMVGVGDMSGDVFGNGVLLSRQLKLVAAFDHRHIFLDPTPDVAVSFEERARMFALPRSSWEDYSKELISEGGGVYPRSARSIELSPQIRAALDIAETSLPPEELMHRILKSPVDLFYNGGIGTYIKASTETHAQVKDRANDNIRVNGNELRVKVVAEGGNLGATQAGRIEFALAGGRIFTDAIDNSAGVDCSDHEVNVKIWLDVEVNAGKLTEAERNRELYAMTDDVERLVLRDNTQQTHLLVRELQAQSEGAVQDGYAALIASLEEEGALSRDLEQLPTVAELARRKQDGRGLTTPELAVVIANVKNRYKRILAALPLTDESWAEPVLKPYFPSLLVETRSALDHPLANAILATVLANEVVNRCGPLMLRELASEHGVDEAAVILAWGQALVALNLAPVFDALDADALTIPREVSIKVDAQTRALQKTMIAGVLSVPGEQLRGAGLAELTGLFGAQSKRELLQAVGIKSEAALVPGLTPAFVQAWDAVDALDVVAGFLFPALSVPRPAAMDLAAFLQVGLALRSQAGIDTLERGLKLAAQGKSQEQLRSYAQQALRRTQQRLLTQVLARAEQGEGNAVDAVTSALGLSAYVAATELEQAMLDVWTLSETVNKGVPAEAAA